DNA sequence from the Stenotrophomonas sp. 24(2023) genome:
GCTGGCCGAAGGCGAGCAGGGCTGGCGCCGGCTGTACCGTTTCGATCTGCAGGCACCGGAAGCGGCCGACAACGTGGTCGCCAACTGGTACGTCTGCACCCATCCCGACTCCAGCTTCCCCGGCCAGCTGCGTGCCTCGCTGACCGGGCCGGACTGGCGCCGCACGATCGGCAGCGGCCACTACACCCAGTACCACCCGGGCCAGCCCGCGGACAGGCGTGCGCTGCGCGACGCCGCCGACGTCCGCCAGGTACTGCGCGAGGCGTTCGGCATGGCATTGCCGGATGACCCGCGGCTGGACCCGGCGATCAGCGACTGGCTGCAGCGTTCAGCCCAGGCCTGACCGTCAGGCCTGCTCCGCCTGCAGCGCGATGAGATTGCCTTCGCTGTCCAGGATCTCCGCCACATGCCAGTCACCGGCCTGCGCCGGACCGAAACGCAGTACGGCACCGGCCTGCAGCGCCCGCGCCAGGCTGGCCTGCAGCGCATCGACACCGAAGTAGAGGCGCGCGCCGCGTGCGGCGGGGAGATAGCCCTCGCCGCTCACCAGCGCCACGCTGGCACCCGCACCGTCATCATCGAACGGCAGGTAGGCCATCCGGCACCCGTGCAGATCAACCGGCGCCTGGACTTCGCATTGCAGCCACTGCGCATAGAAGCGGCAGGCGCGCTGCAGGTCGGTGGCCGGTATTTCAACGTGCAGGACCGGGTTCATCATCGGCGGGCTCACGCGGGAAAGGACGGCAGGATGCCATGCTGGCGTTTTCCATGGCGACCGGGAGCCGGACATGCCGCTTGTCGATCATCGCGCCACACTGGCACCGCACGGCGTACTGCGGGTGGCGATCAATCTTGGCAACCCGGTGCTGGCCCAGGGCACGCCCGAAGCACCGCGCGGGCCTTCGGTGGAGCTGGCCCATGAACTGGCCCGGCGGCTCCAGGCACCGGTGCACTTCACCTGCCATCCGGCGGCCGCCGACGTGGTCGCGGCCGCCGGCACCGACGACTGGGATCTTGCCTTCCTGGCGGTGGACCCGGCCCGTGCCGAGCGCATCGCGTTCAGTGCGCCGTATGCGGAAATCGAAGGGACCTACCTGGTGCGCGATGACAGTCCCGCCCGGTCGGTAGCCGACCTGGACCATCCCGGCGCGCGCATCGCCGTCGGGCGTGGTGCGGCCTACGACCTGTTCCTTGCGCGTGCGCTGCAGCATGCCGTCATTGAACGTGCCGCCACCTCCGCCGCTGCGATCACCCTGTTCCAGCAGCAACGGCTGGAGGCTGCGGCAGGCGTGCGCCAACCGCTGCAGGCCTGGGCGCAGGCCCATCCGGGCCATCGCGTGCTGCCTGACCGTTTCACCGTGATCGCGCAGGCCGTGGCCGTGCCGGTGGCGCGCGATGCGGCTGCACGCCACGCCCTGTTCGCCGACGTGGAACTGCTCACGGCCGGTCCGTTCCTGCGCGATGCCTTCGCACGCGCGGGACAGGCCGTGACCCTGCGGGGCGGGCCCGGTGCGCGCCCATAAGCGCGCGGCTCAGGCGACCGGTGCGACCCGCCCGCCCAGCGAGCCCATGGTGAAGACATAACCGGCGTCTTCCAGGAAGCGACGCATGTTCAGTTCCGCCGCACGCGGCGAGGGCAGCGAATTGGGCCCGTACAGCGCGTAGACCACGCCCGCACCTTCGATGGCTTCACGGCGCACCGTGCAGCCGTTGGTGGCCGCCGCCTGGCTCCAGCCGGCGCTCAATGCCGCCGGGCCGATCGATTGACCATTGCGCAGCCTGAAACTCAGCCAGCGCACCTCACCTGCGTATGCGTGCTTCACGTCTTCCGTGCCTCCGCCTGCATGTCGGTAACGCCTCCACTGTAGGGTACGCCGATGTCGTGGCCGGCTGAGACGTTCACAGGACCGACGGCACGCGCGCGCGTTGCGGGCACCTGCTAGGCTCGGGCCGCCATCGGCCGACCAGGACGTCCCTCATGCACCGCGCACGCCGGTTCCTGCTGTCCATGCTGCTGTGCTGGCCGATGCTGGCGCTGGCACGGGACCCGTTGCCGGACCTCGTCGCACAACGCGCCCAGGCGCTGGATTTCAACGGCACCGTGCTGGTGCAGCAGGCCGGACAACCGTTGCTGCTGCGCAGCTTCGGGCTTGCCGACCGCCGCTTCGGCGTGCCCGACACCAACCAGACGGTCTACCGCATCGCGTCGATCACCAAGCTGTTCACCGCGGTGCTGGTACTGCAGCTGCACGAACAGGGGCGCCTGGACCTGCAGCAGACGGTGGCCCACTACCTGCCGGCCCTGGCGCACGATGCTGTCGGGCAGGTCACGCTGCACCAGCTGCTGAACCACACCTCCGGGCTGGCCAACATCGATGCCATTCCCAACATCGAGGACCGCCGCGCCTGGATCGCCGCCGCGCTGGATGATGCCCGCACGCAGCAGCGCCTGCCGCTCTACCAGACACCTTACACGCCGGAAGAACTGATGCAGCGGTTCTGCCGCGGCCCCCGGGTGGCGCCACCGGGAACACGCTTTGATTACAACAATGCCGATTACATCGTGCTCGGCCGCATCATCGAGGCGCTGCACGGCACGTCCTACACGCAGGTGCTCACCGAACAGCTACTGGCCCCGCTGGGCATGACGCACACCGGCATGGCCCGGCAGGCGGTGCCTGTTCCCGGCCTGGCCAGCACCTATTCACTGGCCGCCGACGGCACGACGCTGGAAAACGATCCACCGGTGTACACCGAGAACTGGGATGCGGCCGGTGGCCTGTACTCCACGGCCGAAGACCTGCTGCGCTTCAGCGATGCGCTGTTCAGTGGCCGGTTGCTGGCACCCGATGCCCAGCGCCGTATGACCACCCCGGGCCTGGATGACCATGGCTATGGGGTGTGGATCCGATCGCAGCGCATTGCCGGCACCCCGCACCGCTTCCTGTCGCGGCCCGGGCGGATCATGGGGGCACGCAGCAAGCTGTACCACGATCTGGATGGCGGGCTGACCGTCATCCTGCTTTCCAATGCCGGAACCACCGACCTGGATGCGTTCGCGGCCTGGATCGCTGCACACGCCCATGCCCGGGACGATCCGTCACAGGCGCTCAGGCGAACAACGCATTGAGCGCTGCACCGGACGCTGCGCCCTGCAATCCGTCAAAGCGGCCCTGGCCGCATATCGGTTCAACCGCCTGCATCAACCCACCCCACGCGGCACGCGCCAGCGCGCCACCCAGGCTGATCCGGCGCACGCCCAGCGCAGCCAGGTCCGGCAGGGTGAACGGCACCGGGCCGCCCACCAGCAGGTTCACCGGCTTGGGGGCCACGGCATCCACCACGGCCACGATCTGCTCGCGGGTCTGGATGCCCGGCGCATAGAGCACATCGGCACCGGCAGCAGCGAACGCGCGCAGGCGCCGCAGCGTGTCGTCCAGGTCGGGCACGCCGACGAAGAAGTTTTCCGCACGGGCCACCAGCAGGACATCGGCACCGCTGCGGTCGATCGCCACGCGCGCGGCGCGCAGGCGCGCCAGCGCATCGTCCAGCGGGCGTACCGGCGCCTGCGCATCGCCACTGGCATCTTCGATCGACAGTGCGGCAACACCGGTATCGATGGCCGCTGCCACCGCCTGGCCGACCGCATCGGGCGTGGCACCGAAGCCATCACCGAAATCGGCATTCACCGGCAACGGCGTGGCAGCCACCATCAGCCGCAGGTGCTCCAGCGTGGCCTGCAGGGACACTGCGCCGTCAGGGCGGCCTTCGCTCCAGGCACAACCGGCACTGGTGGTGGCCAGCGCCGCGAAGCCCTGCCGGGCGAGGTAGCGGGCGCTGCCCACGTCCCACGGATTGGGCAGCACGAAGCAGCCCTGCGCATGCAGCGCGCGGAAGGCGGCGCGGCGCGCGGCCAGATCGGTCGGGGCAGGATGCATGTCGGCCTCCACGATGGACATGGCTCGACCTTACGCCATCAGCCCAGCACGCACAGTGGGGTTTCACCCGGGCGCAGGGTCAGCACCTGCACGCCGGTGCGGGTCACCGCCACGGTGTGCTCGAACTGCGCCGACAACCGGCCATCGCGCGTGTGCACCGGCCAGGCATCGGGTGAATGGCGGATCGCCGCCTTGCCCTGGTTGAGCATGGGTTCAATGGTGAACACCATGCCTTCTTCCAGCACCAGGCCGGTGCCGGCATGCCCGTAATGCAGGATCTGCGGCTCCTCATGCATCTCCCGGCCGATGCCGTGGCCACAGTATTCCTTGACCACGCTGTAGCCGTGTTCGCGTGCATGACGGGCGATGGCATGGCCGATATCGCCCAGCCGCGCGCCGGGACGGACCGCGGCAATCCCCTTCCACATCGCCTGGTAGGCCGTGCGTACCAGCCGCCGCGCTGCGTAGTCCACCTCGCCGACCAGATAGGTGGTGCTGGAATCGGCGATATACCCGTTCTTCTCCAGGGTGATGTCCAGGTTGACGATCTGGCCGCTGCGCAGCACGTCCTGGTGGGATGGCATGCCATGGCAGACCACATCGTCGATGGAGGCGTTGAGCACATACGGGAAATCGTACTGGCCCTTGCTGGCCGGCCGCGCCTGCAGGTCATCGACGATCATGCGTTCGACGAAATCATTGATCGCCATCGTGCTGCGCCCTTCCAGCGGCAGCTGGTCCAGCGCATGGAACACCTGCGCCAGCAACGCGCCGGACTGCGCCATCAATGCCAGTTCGGCCGGCTGCTTGACCATGCCGCTGCCGTTCATGCCCGCCCCGGCGCCATCGGTTGTGGCTGCACGCCGGCCGCCCGCAGTTCACGGGCGACGATGTCCTGGAAACTCAGTTCCGGGTGCATCTCGCACAGCATGCCGACCTTGATCCAGAAGTTGGCCTGCGCATTGATCGAGCGGTGGCTGACGGTGCAGGCACGGCGCAGCTGGTCGTGCAGTTCGTCGTCGATGTTGACGATGCCCATGGGGGGCTCCTGAGGGTGATATATGAATCATATACGATCCATATATCACGATCCAGCATGCCGGCCCCGCTCAGGAGGCCGGCGCGCGTGAGGCACCTCAGGCGGCGGCGTGCCGGGCGATAAGCCCCAACCGCAGCAGGCTTTCAGCGGTGGCCACGATGGCCTCCTCGCGCGGGCGCGGCTGCCAGCCCAGCAGGCGGATGGCCTTTTCGCTGGTGGCGTTCATGTTCCGGCCCAGCAACGGCAGCGCCCCGCGCAGCGCAGGGCTGCCGACCGCTGCCTGGCGCACCACCTCGTCCGGCAGCTCGGTCGAGGTCACCGCGCCGGCCGCCTCGCCCAGCCGCTCACGCAGCACGCGGGCGACGTCGATGATCCACAGGCTGTCGCCGGAGATGGCAAGGAAGCGCTCGCCGTTGGCGGCCGGGTGGGTCATCGCCCGCAGGTGCAGATCGGCGACATCGCGCACGTCGACAAAGCCGCAGTTGATCCGGGGCACGCCCGGCTGCCCTTCCAGCAGGTCCTTGATCAGGCGGATGGAGTGCGAGTAGTCCGCCCCCAGCACCGGGCCGAGCACGCCGGTCGGATTGACCGCCGACAGCTGCAGGCCGTTGCCTTCGGTACGGATGAACGCCCAGGCCGCCTGTTCGGACAGCGTCTTGGACTTCTGGTACAGCCACACATCCTCGGCGGTCAGATCGCTCCAGTCGGTTTCATTGAACGGGCGATCCAGTTCCGAGTGCCCGGCGCAGATGGCACCGAAGGCCGAGGTGAGCACCACGCGGGTGAGCCCGGCATCGCGGGCGGCGCGCAGCACGCGCAGCGTGCCGTCGATGGCCGGGGCGATCCAGTCCTGCTCGCTGCGCTGCTCGCCGGTCGGCGTGGCCGAGGCGCAGTGCAGGGCGAAGGTACAGCCAGCGGCGGCCTCGGCCCAGCCCGCATCGTCGGTCAGGTCGGCCACCACGAAGGACAGGCGGTCACCGGCGTCGGTGCCACCGGCCAGCAGCTGGCGGCGGACCTCTTCTTCGCGGCTGAGCGAACGCACGGTGGTGCGCACGCGGTACCCGGCGGCCAGCAGGGACAGGATGCAGTGCTGGGCGATGAAGCCGGTGCCACCAGTCACCAGCACAGTCTGCGGGGAAATCGAAGCGTTCATGCACGTTCTCCATCCGTTCCGCTGGAAGGCTCCAGCTTACAGAACGGGGTTGGGCGCACTGTAGAGACCGGCCCCACCAATGTCTACATATGTAGACTTAACAGCCAGAAACGGTAAACCGGCGTTCAGTCCGGCCGATCGCGGGAACAGGGCTCAGTCGCCGCGGATGGCGACGGACTGGATCAGCTGCTGCAGTTCGGCCTGCGCCTGGGGCTGGGCCAATGCACCGGCGGCTACGGCATCGGACAGCGCCTCGGCGGCCCCCAGCACCGTCCACAGCGCAGCACGCGGCACGCGCGCACCGGGCGCGAACGGCGCCAGCCAGTCCGCGCACTTGCCGATGAAGTCCTGCTGGTAGCGGCGCTTGACCGCCAGCATCTCCGGCGAGCCGCTCAATGCCGCCAGGATGTCCTGCACATCGCGGCCCTGGGTGAGCACGCAGTCGATGTAGCCGGAGGCGATGGCCCCGGCCCGTTCCTGCAGGGTCGCACCGGCGGCGGCGATGCGCTCGTCGAACAGGGCCGTCTGCCGCCGGTCGTAGTCGTCATACAGCGCGGCCAGCAGGCCTTCGCGGGTGGCGAAGTGATCGTAGGCCACCGGCTTGGTCACGCCGGCCGCCTCCGCCAACCGCCCCAGCGAGAGCTGGTCGGTGCCTTCCGCACCGACCAGGGCCCAGGCCACGTCAAGCAGCTGGCGCGTGCGTTGCGGGCGGGGCATCCGGCGGCGGGCAGGGGCAGCAGGCATGGCGGGTGCGGAAACTCATCACGGCGTGGGTGCCGCCATCTTAGTGCCGATCGCCGTGGCTGCCTGCAGATGCGCCTGCGCGCCGCCGGTGTCGCTGTCCAGCAGCAGCGTGGAGGACAGCACGCGCGCGCCGCAGTAATCGAAGATGCCCTTGTCGATCTGCGTCTTCATCGCCGCGCCATAGCCGCGGCGTTCGATCATGTCCTGCCCTGCCCCACCCAGGCCGACCAGGTGCACCTGCAGGTGCTGCAGCTTCTTCTCGACCTTGCCGTCGGGCCCGTCGGCATAGGCCCAGCCCTGGGTGAACACCCGGTCGATCCAGCCCTTGAGCAGCGCCGGGAACGACCACCAGTACAGCGGGTAGACCAGCACCAGGGTATCGGCCGCCGCCAGCCGGGCGTGTTCGGCAGCCACATCGGCCGGTACCGGCCCGGTCTGGCGGAACAGCGCGTTGTCCGCCCCGGTGAAACGCGGGTCGAAGCCTTCGGCGGCAAGATCGGCGAACGCGACGGTATTGTCATCGCCGGCCGCCAGGATGGCCTGCCCGATGCGGTGGGCGACGGCATGGGTCAGCGAGGCGGGGTCGGGATGGGCAAGAACGATCAGGCTGTGCATGGGGAAAGGTCCGGGAGGTCATTACCTACCAAAAGTAACATCCGGAATTTCCCTCACAAGCCACGGGGATGGAATGCTGTATCCACGCCACCGCTGCCGCCCCACGGATTCAAACAGGCGATTGAAACGCACGAAACTTCGCCGAACTGGACATTAATTCCGGGTTCCGCCAGACTGCCGCCCTTCCCGGTACCCTTGGTCCCCATGGCACAGCTGCTGGTCCTGCATGGCCCCAATCTGAATCTGCTCGGCACCCGCGAGCCGGGGGTCTATGGGCACACCACGCTGGCGCAGATCGACCAGGCGCTGCAGGCACAGGCCGCCGCCGCCGGGCACACCCTGGAAAGCCTGCAGTCCAATGCCGAACACGTGCTGGTGGACCGGGTGCAGGCCGCGCAGAACGACGGCACCGCGTTCATCCTGATCAACCCCGCCGCGTTCACCCACACCTCGGTCGCCCTGCGCGACGCGCTGGCCGCGGTGGCCGTGCCGTTCATCGAGATCCACCTGTCCAACCCGCATGCCCGCGAACCGTTCCGCCAGCACAGCTATTTCAGCGACAAGGCGGTGGGCGTGATCTGCGGCTTCGGCGCGGACAGCTACCGCTATGCCATGGACGCTGCGCTGCTGCGCGTGGCGCCCCGTTGACCCCCTGATCATCCACGTCGGGCGTACCCGCCCTACCTCACCCAGATAAAAAACAAAGAGGCCCCCATGGATCTGCGCAAAATCAAGAAGCTGATCGACCTGCTGGAAGAGTCGAACCTGGCCGAGATCGAAATCAAGGAAGGCGAAGAGTCCGTGCGCCTGTCGCGTGCCCCGGTCGCGGGTTATGCCGCCCCGGTCGCTGCCCCGGTGTATGCCGCCCCGGCCGCGCCGGCGCCGCAGGCGATGCCGATGCAGTCGCCGACCGAAGCCTCCACCGGCGGCACCGCCAAGCCGGGCCCGGCGCTGCCGGAAGGCCACGTGCTGCGCTCGCCGATGGTCGGCACCTTCTATGCCTCGGCCGCCCCGGACAAGCCGGCCTTCGTCACCGTCGGGCAGCAGGTCAAGGCCGGTGAAACCCTGGCCATCATCGAAGCGATGAAGATGTTCAACCCGATCGAAGCCGATGCGTCGGGCACGATCGTCGCCATCCTCGGCGAAAACGGCCAGCCGGTGGAGTTCGACCAGCCGCTGTTCGTGATCGGCTAAGGGGCTCACGCCATGCTCGACAAAGTCGTCATCGCCAACCGAGGGGAGATCGCGCTGCGCATCCTGCGCGCGTGCCACACCCTGGGCATCCGCACGGTCGCCGTGCATTCCACGGTCGACCGCAACCTCAAGCACGTGGCCATGGCCGATGAATCGGTCTGCATCGGCCCGGCGCCGTCGCCGGAAAGCTACCTCAACGTGCCGGCACTGATCGCCGCCGCCGAGGTCACCGACGCACAGGCCATCCACCCCGGCTACGGCTTCCTGTCCGAGAACGCCGACTTCGCCGAACGCGTGGAGCAGTCTGGCTTCATCTTCATCGGCCCCAAGGCCGACACCATCCGCATGATGGGTGACAAGGTCGAAGCCATCCGCGCGATGAAGGCCGCCGGCGTGCCGTGCGTGCCCGGCTCGGGCGGCCCGCTCGGCGAGGACATCGTCGCCAACACCAAGATCGCCCGTGAGATCGGCTACCCGGTCATCATCAAGGCGGCCGGTGGTGGTGGTGGCCGTGGCATGCGCGTGGTGCACGCCGAAGCCGCGCTGAAGACCTCCATCGAAACCACCAAGAGCGAAGCCAAGGCCGCGTTCGGCAATGGCGAGGTCTACATGGAGAAGTTCCTGGAGAACCCGCGCCACGTGGAAATCCAGGTGCTGGCCGACGGCCAGGGCAACGCCATCCACCTGGGCGAGCGCGACTGCTCGATGCAGCGCCGCCACCAGAAGGTGGTGGAAGAAGCACCGGCCCCGGGCATCAGCGCCGAACAGCGCGAGCAGATCGGCAAGGTCTGCACCGAAGCCTGCGTGCGCATCGGCTACCGTGGCGCCGGCACCTTCGAGTTCCTGTACGAAGACGGTCGCTTCTACTTCATCGAAATGAACACCCGCATCCAGGTGGAGCATCCGGTCACCGAAATGGTCACCGGCATCGACCTGGTGGCCGAGCAGCTGAAGATCGCCGCCGGCCAGAAGCTGTCGATCAAGCAGAGCGACGTGGTGCTGACCGGCCATGCCATCGAATGCCGCATCAACGCCGAAGATGCTGAAACCTTCGTGCCGAGCCCGGGCACCATCACCGGCTTCCATCCGCCGGGCGGCCCCGGCGTGCGCGTGGACACCCACATCTACAGTGGCTACCGCGTGCCGTCGAACTACGATTCGATGATCGGCAAGCTGATCGTGCATGGCCCGGACCGCGAAACCGCCATCGCCCGCATGCGCGTGGCGCTGAGCGAGATGGTGGTCGATGGCATCAAGACCAACATCGCGCTGCAGCAGCGGATCATGCGCGACAAGGGCTTCCAGGGCGGTGGGCAGAACATCCACTACCTGGAAAAGCGCCTGGCCGAGCGCAAGAACCAGTCGATCGCGCTGACCTGACGCCCCGCACGCGCGGGACACAGAAAAAGGGCGGGGAACTCCCCGCCCTTTTTCATTGCCTGGCGGCTGCCGGCGGTGCGCTCAGCGCGCGTCCGCCGCAGTGGCCGGCACCTGCGTCCGGGACAGCGGCTGCACGCCGTTGGGCGAGGTCGGGTCCACCACCACCATCGTCTCGGTCGAGCCATCGGGCCAGACCACCTGGAACGTGCTGCCGGCCGGCAGGGAAGAGAACGGCATGCCGCTCTGCGCGCGGTAGACCGCTGCGACCTGGCTGGCACCGGCACGGCGCACCTCGTCACGTGACGCCACCGACGTGGTTTCGACCTTGGACAGGTACCGGTACCGGTCTTCATAGGTATCGATCATCAACAACCCGACCGCACCGGCCGAATACGCCACGAACAACACCACCCAGAACCAGAACTTGGCCCCGTGCAGGAATCGACGGTAATTCATCGACGTCCCCTCGTCTTGAGCAATTGCTTGACCCACTCGTTCATTTTCCCCGAACCCTGCCGCGACACTGCGGCGTCATAAACGAAATCCCGGAAATCCTGGCCGCCACTGGTCGAACAGATGCCGCCGTTCGCGCAGTAACTGTTGACCAGCACACTGTCTGGGCCGCATGGCATGCCCAGTTCGCAGGCGGCCATGCGCCAGGCCAGTTCGCTGAGCGGATCGCCGGCGACGTATCCGGTCAGCGCCTTGTCACCGGCAGCGCGCAGCCCCATGCCCGGCGCCAGCGCATTGAAGGCCTCCGGGTCCTGCGAATGCAGCACCCGTTCAACCAGGTCGCGGCGGTAGTCCGGCGTGTTCTTCAGCGGCTCGCCGGCGG
Encoded proteins:
- the aroQ gene encoding type II 3-dehydroquinate dehydratase, whose translation is MAQLLVLHGPNLNLLGTREPGVYGHTTLAQIDQALQAQAAAAGHTLESLQSNAEHVLVDRVQAAQNDGTAFILINPAAFTHTSVALRDALAAVAVPFIEIHLSNPHAREPFRQHSYFSDKAVGVICGFGADSYRYAMDAALLRVAPR
- a CDS encoding VOC family protein, giving the protein MMNPVLHVEIPATDLQRACRFYAQWLQCEVQAPVDLHGCRMAYLPFDDDGAGASVALVSGEGYLPAARGARLYFGVDALQASLARALQAGAVLRFGPAQAGDWHVAEILDSEGNLIALQAEQA
- the accC gene encoding acetyl-CoA carboxylase biotin carboxylase subunit, coding for MLDKVVIANRGEIALRILRACHTLGIRTVAVHSTVDRNLKHVAMADESVCIGPAPSPESYLNVPALIAAAEVTDAQAIHPGYGFLSENADFAERVEQSGFIFIGPKADTIRMMGDKVEAIRAMKAAGVPCVPGSGGPLGEDIVANTKIAREIGYPVIIKAAGGGGGRGMRVVHAEAALKTSIETTKSEAKAAFGNGEVYMEKFLENPRHVEIQVLADGQGNAIHLGERDCSMQRRHQKVVEEAPAPGISAEQREQIGKVCTEACVRIGYRGAGTFEFLYEDGRFYFIEMNTRIQVEHPVTEMVTGIDLVAEQLKIAAGQKLSIKQSDVVLTGHAIECRINAEDAETFVPSPGTITGFHPPGGPGVRVDTHIYSGYRVPSNYDSMIGKLIVHGPDRETAIARMRVALSEMVVDGIKTNIALQQRIMRDKGFQGGGQNIHYLEKRLAERKNQSIALT
- the accB gene encoding acetyl-CoA carboxylase biotin carboxyl carrier protein, which codes for MDLRKIKKLIDLLEESNLAEIEIKEGEESVRLSRAPVAGYAAPVAAPVYAAPAAPAPQAMPMQSPTEASTGGTAKPGPALPEGHVLRSPMVGTFYASAAPDKPAFVTVGQQVKAGETLAIIEAMKMFNPIEADASGTIVAILGENGQPVEFDQPLFVIG
- a CDS encoding serine hydrolase domain-containing protein, which translates into the protein MHRARRFLLSMLLCWPMLALARDPLPDLVAQRAQALDFNGTVLVQQAGQPLLLRSFGLADRRFGVPDTNQTVYRIASITKLFTAVLVLQLHEQGRLDLQQTVAHYLPALAHDAVGQVTLHQLLNHTSGLANIDAIPNIEDRRAWIAAALDDARTQQRLPLYQTPYTPEELMQRFCRGPRVAPPGTRFDYNNADYIVLGRIIEALHGTSYTQVLTEQLLAPLGMTHTGMARQAVPVPGLASTYSLAADGTTLENDPPVYTENWDAAGGLYSTAEDLLRFSDALFSGRLLAPDAQRRMTTPGLDDHGYGVWIRSQRIAGTPHRFLSRPGRIMGARSKLYHDLDGGLTVILLSNAGTTDLDAFAAWIAAHAHARDDPSQALRRTTH
- a CDS encoding NAD(P)H-dependent oxidoreductase, whose product is MHSLIVLAHPDPASLTHAVAHRIGQAILAAGDDNTVAFADLAAEGFDPRFTGADNALFRQTGPVPADVAAEHARLAAADTLVLVYPLYWWSFPALLKGWIDRVFTQGWAYADGPDGKVEKKLQHLQVHLVGLGGAGQDMIERRGYGAAMKTQIDKGIFDYCGARVLSSTLLLDSDTGGAQAHLQAATAIGTKMAAPTP
- the map gene encoding type I methionyl aminopeptidase produces the protein MVKQPAELALMAQSGALLAQVFHALDQLPLEGRSTMAINDFVERMIVDDLQARPASKGQYDFPYVLNASIDDVVCHGMPSHQDVLRSGQIVNLDITLEKNGYIADSSTTYLVGEVDYAARRLVRTAYQAMWKGIAAVRPGARLGDIGHAIARHAREHGYSVVKEYCGHGIGREMHEEPQILHYGHAGTGLVLEEGMVFTIEPMLNQGKAAIRHSPDAWPVHTRDGRLSAQFEHTVAVTRTGVQVLTLRPGETPLCVLG
- a CDS encoding aldehyde reductase, yielding MNASISPQTVLVTGGTGFIAQHCILSLLAAGYRVRTTVRSLSREEEVRRQLLAGGTDAGDRLSFVVADLTDDAGWAEAAAGCTFALHCASATPTGEQRSEQDWIAPAIDGTLRVLRAARDAGLTRVVLTSAFGAICAGHSELDRPFNETDWSDLTAEDVWLYQKSKTLSEQAAWAFIRTEGNGLQLSAVNPTGVLGPVLGADYSHSIRLIKDLLEGQPGVPRINCGFVDVRDVADLHLRAMTHPAANGERFLAISGDSLWIIDVARVLRERLGEAAGAVTSTELPDEVVRQAAVGSPALRGALPLLGRNMNATSEKAIRLLGWQPRPREEAIVATAESLLRLGLIARHAAA
- a CDS encoding ParD-like family protein gives rise to the protein MGIVNIDDELHDQLRRACTVSHRSINAQANFWIKVGMLCEMHPELSFQDIVARELRAAGVQPQPMAPGRA
- a CDS encoding isocitrate lyase/phosphoenolpyruvate mutase family protein; this encodes MHPAPTDLAARRAAFRALHAQGCFVLPNPWDVGSARYLARQGFAALATTSAGCAWSEGRPDGAVSLQATLEHLRLMVAATPLPVNADFGDGFGATPDAVGQAVAAAIDTGVAALSIEDASGDAQAPVRPLDDALARLRAARVAIDRSGADVLLVARAENFFVGVPDLDDTLRRLRAFAAAGADVLYAPGIQTREQIVAVVDAVAPKPVNLLVGGPVPFTLPDLAALGVRRISLGGALARAAWGGLMQAVEPICGQGRFDGLQGAASGAALNALFA
- a CDS encoding TetR/AcrR family transcriptional regulator — its product is MPAAPARRRMPRPQRTRQLLDVAWALVGAEGTDQLSLGRLAEAAGVTKPVAYDHFATREGLLAALYDDYDRRQTALFDERIAAAGATLQERAGAIASGYIDCVLTQGRDVQDILAALSGSPEMLAVKRRYQQDFIGKCADWLAPFAPGARVPRAALWTVLGAAEALSDAVAAGALAQPQAQAELQQLIQSVAIRGD
- a CDS encoding transporter substrate-binding domain-containing protein, whose translation is MPLVDHRATLAPHGVLRVAINLGNPVLAQGTPEAPRGPSVELAHELARRLQAPVHFTCHPAAADVVAAAGTDDWDLAFLAVDPARAERIAFSAPYAEIEGTYLVRDDSPARSVADLDHPGARIAVGRGAAYDLFLARALQHAVIERAATSAAAITLFQQQRLEAAAGVRQPLQAWAQAHPGHRVLPDRFTVIAQAVAVPVARDAAARHALFADVELLTAGPFLRDAFARAGQAVTLRGGPGARP